The following proteins are encoded in a genomic region of Chaetodon auriga isolate fChaAug3 chromosome 8, fChaAug3.hap1, whole genome shotgun sequence:
- the LOC143324159 gene encoding cortexin domain-containing 1 protein, with translation MDPPTLPVSTFDVDVDLGFALFFFFLLCFFLLVAIVRCAQMVLDPYSAISVTTHQEEQTED, from the coding sequence ATGGACCCTCCAACCCTTCCAGTAAGCACATTTGATGTGGATGTGGACCTTGGTTTtgcccttttcttctttttcctgctctgtttcttcttgttGGTGGCCATTGTCCGCTGTGCTCAGATGGTGCTGGACCCTTACAGCGCTATCTCTGTCACGACGCACCAGGAGGAGCAAACAGAGGACTGA